One window from the genome of Poecilia reticulata strain Guanapo linkage group LG9, Guppy_female_1.0+MT, whole genome shotgun sequence encodes:
- the acacb gene encoding acetyl-CoA carboxylase isoform X1 has protein sequence MFLLPALAVIWILILLWINKTKTAAMHRSNKKSEEEYVSTAESSSRSRQRSLSTAAPKSKFSSESADVSAKRAEPDPLQASLKVNSWQPLPLQTTQKPANTVPPMLSPRAAARERLKFFLGASEDNSSDDEVLVTKPPSGASQPTTSAPKSAAELVPADVLSPSSSVLKPSMSGPHLVKKGREHRKMDLQRDFTVASPAEFVTRFGGNRIIEKVLIANNGIAAVKCMRSIRRWSYEMFRNERIIRFVVMVTPEDLKANAEYIKMADHYVPVPGGANNNNYANVELIVDIAKRIPVQAVWAGWGHASENPKLPELLNKSGITFLGPSSKAMWALGDKVASSIVAQSADIPTLPWSGSGLRVAWTEEDQRRGYVVSVPPEIYKEGCVHDVDDGLAGAEKIGYPVVIKASEGGGGKGIRKVENSDEFPSFFRQVQTEVPGSPIFIMQLAQHARHLEVQILADEYGNAISLFGRDCSIQRRHQKIIEEAPATIAPPSTLEQMERYAVRMAKMVGYVSAGTVEYLYSEDGSFHFLELNPRLQVEHPCTEMIGDVNLPAAQLQIAMGIPLHRIKDIRVLYGESPWGDSIINFETPDCVPNPRGHVIAARITSENPDEGFKPSSGTVQELNFRSSKNVWGYFSVGAAGGLHEFADSQFGHCFSWGENREEAISNMVVAMKELSIRGDFRTTVEYLIKLLETESFRNNDIDTGWLDHLIAEKVQAERPDTMLGIVCGALHVADASFRKSMSDFLHSLERGQVLAADSLLNSVNIDLIYEGVKYCLKVARQSQTTYVIIMNGSDIEIDVHRLNDGGLLLCYDGNSHTTYMKEEVDSYRITVGNKTCVFEKERDPTVLRSPSAGKLLQYTVEDGDHIFAGEPYAEIEVMKMVMSLTVSQSGCIHFVKRPGAVLEPGCVMARMDLDDSSSIHRVELNTATLPPQQPLPMVGEKLHQVFHNVLENLVRVMDGYCLEEPYFSTKLNEWVATLMKTLRDPSLPLLELQEIMNSVASRIPPAVEKDIRKVMAQYASNITSVLCQFPSQRIANILDSHAATLQRKADREVFFMNTQSIVQLVQRYRSGTRGYMKSVVLDLLKRYLQVEMQFQQAHYDKCVINLREQHKPDMSPVLDYIFSHAQVSKKNLLVTMLIDQLCGRDATLADELMAILNEFTQLSKMENSKVALRARQVLIASHMPSYELRHNQVESIFLSAIDMYGHQFCPENLKKLILSETSIFDVLPNFFYHANQVVCMAALEVYVRRAYIAYELNSIQHHQLLDGTCAVDFQFMLPSSHPNRGSSPTLSRLPVAAGGLGQFNVQRQSSELLMDGAFSPPCQRMGAMVAFQCFDDFKRNFDEVLSSFAEQLMEGASFLESCSSFYEEENMKNNRENPIHIINVSIKTADTEDDDALVKAFTAFAQSKKAILFEYGIRRMTFLITQKREFPKFFTFRARDEFQEDRIYRNLEPALAFQLELNRMRNFDLTAVPCANKKMHLYLGAARVQEGAEVTDYRFFIRAIMRHSDLITKEASFEYLQNEGERLLLEAMDELEVAFNYTSVRTDCNHIFLNFVPTVIMDPSKIEESVRSMVMRYGSRLWKLRVLQAELKINIRLTPTGNAIPIRLFLTNESGYYLDISLYKEVTDPSSRQIMFQSYGDKQGPLHGMLINTPYVTKDLLQAKRFQAQSLGTTYVYDVPEMFRQALFKLWVPGDKCPKDVLICTELVLDAEGRLVQMNRQPADNDVGMVAFRMKMKTPEYPEGRDIIVICNDITHMIGSFGPQEDELFLKASELARAEGIPRIYIAANSGARIGLAEEVKHMFQVAWIDPADPYKGFKYLYLSPQDYTRISSTNSVHCRHVEEGGESRYIITDIIGKDEGLGVENLRGSGTIAGESSQAYKEIVTISMVTCRAIGIGAYLVRLGQRVIQVENSHIILTGAGALNKVLGREVYTSNNQLGGIQIMHNNGVTHTTVPDDFEGVFTILMWLSYMPKNNHSPVPVRANTDPVDREIEFVPTKAPYNPRWMLAGRPHPMSRGVWQSGFFDHGSFMEIMGSWAQTVVVGRARLGGIPLGVIAVETRTVELTIPADPANLDSESKVLQQAGQVWFPDSAFKTAQAICDFNRERLPLMVFANWRGFSGGMKDMYDQVLKFGAYIVDALHTFHQPVLVYIPPHAELRGGSWVVIDPTINLLCMELYADRESRGGVLEPEGTVEIKFRRKDLLKTMRRLDSVYASLVEKLSSPELSDKEIKELEKKLKAREEFLLPIYHQVAVQFVDLHDTPGRMQEKGVITDILDWKQARTFFYWRLRRLLLEQVVKCEIMEANKDLSDGHMQSMLRRWFVETEGTVKAYLWDNNQAVVEWLEKHLSTEDGTRSVIRENIKYLKRENALKHIRGLVEANPDIAMDCIIHMSQNISPSQRASLSHLLATMDTTSTSPS, from the exons GCCTAGCATGTCTGGTCCTCACTTGGTGAAAAAAGGACGTGAACACAGGAAGATGGATCTCCAGAGGGATTTTACGGTGGCCTCTCCTGCTGAGTTTGTCACTCGATTCGGTGGCAACCGGATCATAGAGAAG GTGTTGATCGCCAACAATGGCATTGCAGCAGTCAAGTGCATGCGTTCTATTCGCCGCTGGTCCTATGAGATGTTTCGTAATGAGAGGATCATCCGTTTCGTGGTCATGGTCACCCCTGAAGACTTGAAGGCTAACGCAG AATACATAAAAATGGCTGACCATTATGTGCCTGTGCCCGGTGGCGCCAACAATAACAACTACGCCAACGTAGAGCTGATTGTAGACATTGCAAAAAGAATCCCAGTGCAG GCTGTGTGGGCCGGATGGGGTCATGCATCTGAAAACCCAAAGCTACCGGAACTCCTGAACAAATCAGGGATAACATTCTTgg GTCCATCCAGTAAAGCCATGTGGGCCCTTGGGGACAAGGTGGCTTCGTCCATTGTTGCCCAGAGCGCTGACATTCCCACACTTCCATGGAGCGGATCAG GTCTGAGAGTGGCGTGGACGGAAGAGGACCAAAGACGGGGATATGTAGTCAGCGTTCCTCCAGAGATCTATAAAGAGGGCTGTGTTCATGATGTAGATGATGGTCTGGCT GGAGCTGAAAAAATTGGTTATCCGGTCGTTATCAAGGCCTCTGAGGGTGGAGGTGGAAAAGGCATCCGAAAAGTTGAAAATTCAGATGAATTTCCAAGTTTCTTCAGACAG GTGCAGACAGAGGTTCCAGGATCACCCATTTTTATCATGCAACTGGCTCAACATGCAAGGCACCTGGAGGTGCAGATACTGGCAGATGAGTACGGAAATGCAATCTCCCTGTTTGGACGGGACTGCTCCATCCAGAGGAGGCACCAGAAGATCATAGAGGAGGCTCCCGCCACCATTGCTCCACCTTCAACCTTAGAGCAAATGGAGCGG TATGCAGTGCGGATGGCCAAGATGGTGGGCTACGTCAGTGCCGGTACTGTGGAGTATCTCTACTCAGAAGACGGCAGCTTCCACTTTTTGGAGCTGAATCCTCGCTTGCAGGTGGAACATCCATGCACGGAGATGATCGGAGATGTAAACTTGCCAGCTGCCCAACTTCAG ATTGCGATGGGCATCCCTCTGCACAGAATTAAGGATATCCGAGTGCTTTATGGGGAAAGTCCGTGGGGCGACTCCATCATCAACTTTGAAACTCCAGACTGTGTTCCTAATCCAAGAGGGCACGTGATTGCAGCCCGCATCACCAGCGAGAATCCAGACGAG GGGTTCAAGCCCAGCTCCGGGACTGTGCAGGAGCTGAACTTCCGCAGCAGTAAAAACGTCTGGGGTTATTTCAGTGTGGGGGCCGCTGGTGGCCTCCACGAATTTGCGGATTCCCAGTTTGGGCACTGTTTTTCGTGGGGAGAGAACCGAGAGGAAGCCATCTC AAACATGGTGGTAGCGATGAAGGAGCTGTCCATCAGAGGAGACTTTAGGACTACGGTGGAATACCTCATCAAGCTTCTGGAGACTGAAAGCTTCAGAAACAATGACATCGACACTGGCTGGTTGGATCACCTCATTGCAGAGAAAGTGCAG GCAGAGAGACCAGACACCATGCTGGGCATCGTTTGTGGAGCTCTGCATGTTGCAGATGCCAGCTTCAGGAAGAGCATGTCGGACTTCCTGCATTCCCTAGAAAG AGGCCAGGTGCTGGCGGCAGACAGCCTGCTCAACTCTGTCAACATCGACCTGATATATGAAGGAGTCAAGTACTGTTTGAAG GTGGCTCGCCAATCCCAGACAACTTACGTCATCATCATGAACGGCTCGGACATTGAGATAGACGTCCACAGGTTGAATGACGGGGGCCTCCTGCTGTGTTATGATGGCAACAGCCACACCACATACATGAAGGAGGAAGTAGACAG CTACCGCATCACTGTCGGTAACAAGACCTGTGTGTTTGAGAAGGAGAGGGATCCCACAGTGCTGAGGTCTCCCTCTGCTGGTAAACTGCTGCAGTACACCGTGGAGGATGGAGATCATATTTTTGCAGGAGAACCTTACGCAGAGATTGAG GTGATGAAGATGGTGATGAGTCTGACCGTGTCGCAGTCTGGTTGTATACACTTTGTAAAGAGGCCAGGGGCGGTTCTGGAGCCCGGCTGTGTCATGGCGCGTATGGATCTGGACGACTCCAGCAGTATACACAGG GTGGAGCTCAACACAGCCACTCTGCCGCCCCAGCAGCCGCTACCTATGGTCGGGGAAAAGCTTCACCAGGTGTTCCACAACGTGCTCGAAAATCTGGTCAGAGTGATGGACGGGTACTGCCTCGAAGAGCCTTACTTCAGCACAAAA CTGAACGAATGGGTCGCGACCCTGATGAAGACCCTGAGGGATCCGTCTCTTCCACTGCTGGAGCTTCAGGAGATCATGAACAGCGTGGCCAGCCGTATCCCCCCTGCTGTGGAGAAGGACATCCGGAAGGTCATGGCTCAGTATGCGAGCAACATCACCTCTGTCCTCTGCCAGTTCCCCAGTCAAAGG ATTGCTAACATTTTAGACAGCCATGCAGCCACGCTGCAGAGGAAGGCTGACCGGGAGGTTTTCTTCATGAACACTCAAAGTATTGTTCAGCTGGTGCAGAG ATATCGCAGTGGAACCCGTGGTTACATGAAATCTGTGGTTCTTGATCTGCTGAAGCGGTACCTGCAGGTCGAGATGCAGTTCCAGCAAG CTCACTATGATAAGTGTGTGATCAACTTGAGAGAGCAGCACAAGCCCGACATGAGTCCTGTGCTCGACTACATCTTTTCTCACGCTCAGGTGTCCAAAAAAAACCTCCTGGTGACGATGCTCATT GACCAGCTGTGTGGACGTGACGCCACCCTTGCAGATGAGCTCATGGCTATTCTAAATGAATTCACACAGTTGAGCAAGATGGAAAATTCAAAGGTTGCACTGAGAGCCAGACAG GTGTTGATTGCCTCCCACATGCCATCGTATGAACTGAGACACAACCAGGTGGAGTCCATCTTCCTGTCAGCTATTGATATGTACGGCCACCAGTTTTGCCCAGAAAACTTGAAG AAACTTATTCTCTCTGAAACCTCAATTTTTGACGTCTTGCCCAACTTCTTCTATCACGCAAATCAAGTTGTGTGCATGGCTGCTTTGGAG GTGTATGTTCGCAGAGCATACATTGCCTACGAGCTGAATAGCATCCAGCATCACCAGCTGCTGGACGGAACGTGTGCCGTGGACTTCCAGTTCATGTTGCCGTCATCGCACCCAAACAG AGGGAGCAGCCCTACTCTGAGCAG GCTTCCGGTGGCAGCAGGCGGATTGGGCCAGTTTAACGTTCAACGGCAGAGCAGTGAGCTGCTAATGGACGGAGCCTTCTCTCCACCTTGCCAAAGAATGGGAGCTATGGTAGCTTTCCAGTGCTTTGACGACTTCAAAAG GAATTTTGATGAAGTTCTGTCGAGTTTCGCTGAACAGCTCATGGAGGGAGCTTCGTTCTTAGAGTCCTGCTCTAGTTTCTACGAGGAGGAGAACATGAAG AATAACAGGGAGAACCCCATCCACATCATTAACGTGTCGATAAAAACAGCAGACACGGAGGACGACGACGCCTTGGTGAAGGCCTTCACTGCCTTTGCTcagtcaaag AAAGCCATTCTTTTTGAGTATGGGATCAGGAGAATGACCTTTTTGATTACTCAGAAG AGAGAATTTCCAAAGTTCTTCACATTCAGGGCTCGAGATGAG TTCCAGGAGGACCGAATTTACAGAAATCTGGAGCCAGCTCTGGCGTTTCAGCTGGAGCTCAACCGAATGAGGAACTTTGACCTGACAGCAGTTCCCTGCGCCAACAAGAAGATGCACCTGTACCTGGGAGCCGCTCGGGTCCAAGAGGGCGCGGAAGTGACGGACTACCGCTTCTTCATCCGGGCAATTATGCGCCACTCAGATCTCATTACAAAA GAAGCTTCATTTGAGTACCTTCAAAATGAAGGGGAGCGGCTCCTGCTGGAGGCCATGGATGAGTTGGAGGTCGCCTTCAATTACACCAGCGTTCGCACAGATTGCAATCACATCTTCCTTAACTTTGTCCCTACTGTCATCATGGACCCATCTAAA ATTGAGGAGTCTGTTCGCTCCATGGTGATGCGCTACGGCAGTCGCCTTTGGAAACTGCGGGTCTTGCAGGCCGAGCTGAAGATCAACATCCGCCTGACACCAACTGGAAACGCAATTCCTATCCGCCTCTTTCTCACTAATGAATCAGGCTATTATTTGGACATCAGTCTGTATAAAGAAGTCACGGACCCAAGCTCTCGACAG ATCATGTTTCAGTCTTATGGAGACAAGCAGGGTCCGCTGCACGGCATGCTGATCAACACTCCTTATGTGACCAAAGACCTGCTGCAAGCCAAGCGCTTCCAGGCTCAATCTCTGGGCACCACATATGTATACGATGTCCCTGAGATGTTCAGACAG GCATTGTTCAAGCTTTGGGTTCCTGGAGACAAATGTCCTAAAGACGTGCTGATCTGCACGGAGCTCGTTCTGGACGCGGAAGGTCGACTTGTTCAGATGAACCGTCAGCCTGCGGATAATGAC GTAGGAATGGTGGCCTTtaggatgaagatgaagaccCCTGAGTACCCAGAGGGCAGAGACATTATCGTGATATGTAACGACATCACTCACATGATCGGCTCGTTTGGTCCTCAGGAGGACGAGCTGTTTCTCAAGGCGTCAGAGCTGGCTCGGGCCGAGGGAATCCCCCGCATTTACATCGCAGCCAACAGCGGCGCGCGCATCGGACTCGCAGAAGAGGTCAAACATATGTTCCAGGTGGCCTGGATTGACCCAGCGGACCCCTACAAG GGTTTCAAATATCTTTACCTGTCGCCCCAGGACTACACCCGGATCAGCTCCACCAACTCCGTCCATTGTCGGCATGTAGAGGAAGGAGGAGAGTCCAG ATACATTATCACCGACATCATTGGGAAAGACGAAGGTCTTGGCGTTGAGAACCTGCGCGGTTCAGGCACCATCGCAGGGGAATCTTCTCAGGCCTACAAAGAGATCGTCACCATCAGTATG GTGACGTGCCGAGCGATAGGAATCGGAGCCTATCTGGTCCGTTTGGGGCAGCGAGTGATCCAGGTGGAGAACTCCCACATCATCCTGACCGGAGCTGGTGCTCTTAACAAG GTTCTGGGTAGAGAGGTCTACACCTCCAACAACCAGCTGGGGGGAATTCAGATCATGCACAACAACGGTGTCACACACACAACCGTCCCTGATGACTTCGAGGGCGTCTTCACCATCCTGATGTGGCTTTCTTACATGCCAAAG AACAACCACTCCCCCGTCCCCGTTAGAGCAAACACAGACCCAGTAGACAGAGAGATAGAGTTTGTTCCCACTAAGGCCCCTTACAACCCCCGCTGGATGCTGGCCGGCAGGCCTCACCCCA TGTCAAGAGGCGTGTGGCAGAGCGGATTCTTTGACCACGGCTCTTTCATGGAGATCATGGGGTCCTGGGCTCAAACTGTCGTTGTAGGAAGAGCGAG GTTGGGAGGAATCCCCCTCGGTGTAATCGCTGTTGAAACACGCACAGTTGAGCTCACCATCCCTGCAGATCCTGCAAACCTGGATTCAGAATCTAAA GTTCTGCAGCAGGCTGGCCAAGTTTGGTTTCCAGATTCTGCTTTCAAAACGGCTCAGGCAATTTGTGACTTTAACCGTGAACGTCTGCCTCTCATGGTGTTTGCCAACTGGAGAGGCTTCTCCGGAGGAATGAAAG aTATGTATGACCAGGTGCTGAAGTTTGGAGCCTACATTGTGGACGCTCTGCACACTTTTCACCAGCCGGTGTTGGTGTACATCCCACCCCATGCAGAGTTGAGAGGAGGATCCTGGGTGGTAATAGATCCCACCATCAACCTGCTGTGTATGGAGCTCTACGCTGATAGGGAGAGCAG AGGTGGCGTCCTGGAGCCTGAGGGCACAGTGGAGATTAAATTCAGGAGAAAGGACCTACTGAAAACAATGAGGAGACTCGATTCAGTCTACGCCAGTCTGGTTGAGAAGCTCT CTTCTCCAGAACTGTCTGACAAGGAGATCAAGGAACTGGAGAAGAAGCTCAAAGCAAGGGAGGAATTCCTGTTGCCCATCTACCACCAGGTGGCAGTGCAGTTTGTCGATCTGCACGACACTCCGGGCAGAATGCAGGAGAAAGGAGTGATCACT GATATTTTAGACTGGAAACAGGCGCGGACCTTCTTCTACTGGCGTCTGCGGCGGCTCCTGCTGGAGCAGGTGGTCAAGTGTGAGATCATGGAGGCCAACAAGGACCTCAGTGACGGACACATGCAGTCAATGCTGCGGAGATGGTTCGTTGAAACGGAGGGAACAGTCAAG GCTTACCTTTGGGATAACAACCAGGCAGTGGTGGAGTGGCTTGAGAAGCACTTGTCCACAGAGGACGGCACCCGCTCAGTCATTCGAGAAAATATCAAGTacttgaaaagagaaaatgctttAAAGCATATTCGTGG cTTGGTGGAGGCCAACCCTGACATAGCGATGGACTGCATCATCCACATGAGCCAGAACATTTCTCCCTCCCAGAGGGCCTCGTTGTCGCATCTGCTTGCGACGATGGACACCACCAGCACCAGTCCCAGTTAA